The following proteins are co-located in the Eleginops maclovinus isolate JMC-PN-2008 ecotype Puerto Natales chromosome 1, JC_Emac_rtc_rv5, whole genome shotgun sequence genome:
- the LOC134864624 gene encoding acidic mammalian chitinase-like, whose translation MTSLYMLVMGKLLFVTALALVLHAQLGSSFILSCYFTNWAQYRPPPTIFMPNDIDPCLCTHLLYAFATIKNNQLATYEWNDVELYGQFNALKNQNGNLKTLLSVGGWNFGSTGFSQMVLSPANRKTFINSVISFLRKYEFDGLDIDWEYPANRGGPPSDKQYYSVFLQEMRAAFETEAKQSNRARLLMSAAVAAGKSNIDSAYQIPQLGQALDMINVMTYDFHGSWDQMTGECSPLFKGPEDQGGFVYFNVDYAMDYWKSQGAPAEKLIVGFPTYGNTFTLKNPSNNGVGATISGAGTPGKYTQEAGELAYFEICGFLKDGATEVWNQAQDVPYAYKGNQWVGYDNRKSFKIKVDWVTKNNFGGAMVWTLDMDDYMGTFCNQGKYPLTNILKQGLNLGQASCAPPATRLPPIAGGSTTSSSSGGSSSGGSSGGSSSGGSSGTRGMDSQFCATKASGMYPNPTNKNQFYNCSNGKTYFENCASGLVFNPSCSCCNWS comes from the exons ATGACCTCCTTGTACATGTTAGTCATGGGTAAACTACTGTTTGTGACGG ctctGGCCTTGGTGCTGCACGCCCAGCTTG GTTCATCCTTCATACTGTCATGCTACTTCACAAACTGGGCACAGTACAGACCACCTCCAACCATATTTATGCCCAATGACATCGACCCATGTCTGTGTACCCATCTCCTGTATGCCTTCGCCACCATAAAGAACAACCAACTGGCCACTTATGAGTGGAACGATGTGGAGCTTTACGGCCAGTTTAACGCCCTGAAGAACCA GAACGGCAACTTGAAGACTCTCCTTTCTGTTGGAGGATGGAACTTCGGCTCTACAGG gttttcCCAAATGGTGTTGAGCCCTGCAAACCGCAAGACCTTCATCAACTCAGTAATTTCATTCCTGAGAAAGTATGAGTTTGATGGACTTGACATTGACTGGGAATATCCAGCCAACCGAGGAGGCCCCCCTTCAGACAAGCAGTACTACTCCGTTTTCCTGCAG GAGATGAGAGCTGCCTTTGAGACAGAGGCCAAGCAGAGCAACAGGGCTCGTCTTCTGATGTCTGCTGCTGTGGCGGCTGGAAAGAGCAACATTGATTCTGCTTATCAGATTCCCCAGCTTGGCCA GGCCCTGGATATGATCAATGTCATGACATATGACTTCCATGGCTCTTGGGACCAAATGACTGGTGAGTGCAGTCCTCTATTCAAAGGCCCAGAGGATCAGGGTGGCTTCGTCTATTTCAACGTG GACTATGCCATGGACTACTGGAAGAGCCAAGGAGCCCCAGCAGAGAAGCTCATTGTTGGTTTCCCCACATATGGCAACACATTCACTCTTAAGAACCCGTCTAACAATGGTGTTGGAGCAACTATTTCTGGTGCTGGAACTCCAGGAAAGTACACACAGGAGGCTGGAGAGCTTGCTTACTTTGAG ATCTGTGGCTTTTTGAAAGACGGAGCCACTGAGGTTTGGAACCAGGCCCAGGATGTGCCATATGCCTACAAGGGAAACCAGTGGGTGGGCTATGACAACAGGAAGAGCTTCAAGATCAAG GTTGACTGGGTGACGAAGAACAACTTTGGAGGTGCCATGGTGTGGACCCTTGACATGGATGACTACATGGGGACTTTCTGTAACCAGGGAAAATATCCACTGACTAACATTCTCAAACAAGGCCTGAATCTGGGACAAGCTT CCTGCGCCCCTCCTGCCACTCGCCTACCTCCTATCGCAGGAGGGAGCACGACTAGCAGCTCCAGTGGAGGCAGCTCTAGTGGAGGCTCCAGCGGCGGCAGCTCCTCTGGTGGGAGCTCTGGCACCAGGGGCATGGACAGCCAGTTCTGTGCTACAAAAGCCAGTGGCATGTACCCCAACCCAACAAACAAGAACCAATTCTACAACTGCAGCAACGGCAAAACCTACTTTGAGAATTGCGCTTCAGGTCTGGTCTTCAACCCCTCCTGTTCTTGTTGCAACTGGTCCTAA